A portion of the Halococcus hamelinensis 100A6 genome contains these proteins:
- the priS gene encoding DNA primase small subunit PriS: protein MEERTRAYLRGRFRDHYRRTEPVLPPDADAREWGYIPWTSGPGTTMVRHRSTLDLGDLGAFLARERPRHVYFSAGRYDDPAAGSMSEKGWVGSDLVFDLDADHLPAVELGVDSYGEMLEKCKAALLRLLDFLENDFGFQDLTVVFSGGRGYHVHVRDSAVQALESDARREVVDYVRGIGLDLEGVIHEEAVGGTAGRTSPARKRTLRTEGGWSARAHRQLMSFVDDLVEMDDEAAVERLREFEGIGEGKATAALRAARTNYDEIATGNIDVHPAFYSLSRQLVPEVVAADNAPIDEPVTTDTNRLIRLPGSLHGGSGLCVRRLDREAIEAFDPLTEAVPDTFRNQEISVEVEEESQVELGGDSFTLPAGTHRVREYAGVFLMARGRAEKGEEA, encoded by the coding sequence ATGGAAGAGCGCACGCGCGCCTACCTCCGGGGGCGATTCCGGGACCACTACCGCCGGACGGAGCCGGTGCTCCCGCCCGACGCCGACGCGCGCGAGTGGGGGTACATCCCGTGGACGTCGGGGCCCGGAACCACGATGGTCCGGCACCGGTCGACGCTCGACCTCGGCGACCTCGGTGCGTTCCTCGCGCGTGAACGCCCGCGCCACGTCTACTTCTCCGCGGGCCGGTACGACGACCCCGCGGCGGGGTCGATGAGCGAGAAGGGTTGGGTCGGCTCCGATCTGGTCTTCGACCTCGACGCCGACCACCTCCCAGCCGTCGAACTCGGCGTCGATAGCTATGGGGAAATGCTCGAGAAGTGCAAAGCCGCGCTGCTTCGATTGCTCGACTTTCTGGAGAACGACTTCGGCTTCCAGGACCTCACGGTCGTGTTCTCCGGTGGACGGGGCTACCACGTCCACGTCCGCGACTCGGCGGTGCAGGCGCTCGAAAGCGATGCCCGCCGGGAGGTCGTCGATTACGTCCGTGGCATCGGGCTCGACCTCGAAGGGGTGATCCACGAGGAGGCCGTCGGCGGGACCGCCGGACGGACGAGCCCGGCGAGAAAGCGCACCCTCCGCACGGAGGGCGGGTGGAGCGCGCGCGCCCACCGACAGCTCATGTCGTTCGTCGACGACCTCGTGGAGATGGACGACGAGGCGGCGGTCGAGCGCCTCCGGGAGTTCGAGGGGATCGGGGAGGGGAAGGCGACGGCCGCGCTCCGGGCCGCCCGCACGAACTACGACGAGATCGCGACCGGCAACATCGACGTCCATCCGGCGTTCTACTCGCTCTCGCGCCAGCTGGTCCCCGAAGTGGTCGCGGCGGACAACGCGCCGATCGACGAACCCGTCACGACGGACACCAACCGCCTGATCCGACTGCCGGGAAGCCTCCACGGCGGGAGCGGGCTGTGTGTCAGACGGCTCGACCGCGAGGCGATCGAGGCGTTCGACCCCCTGACCGAGGCGGTCCCCGACACCTTTCGAAACCAGGAGATATCGGTCGAGGTCGAGGAGGAATCACAGGTCGAACTCGGGGGCGACAGCTTTACACTCCCGGCGGGCACACATCGAGTTCGTGAATACGCGGGCGTGTTCCTGATGGCACGCGGTCGCGCCGAAAAGGGCGAGGAAGCATAG
- a CDS encoding GNAT family N-acetyltransferase, translating to MTPTLFPTRIETERLVFERFDHDTVDPFELYTFVTRDDWQGAATDHMPWFRFRRLDQLMAFIDRAERQRAEREGARYLLRTKDDHEIVGTTAYGPEWEERRAGSGIVLAERYWGREYGLERASVFVELTFERYDLDAYYTTCAADNRPSRRMIEKYVSKYGGRHEGLLRQHSSRPDGTVTDQHRFTILRGEYEAATGGGETMTFETEW from the coding sequence ATGACACCAACACTCTTCCCGACGCGAATCGAGACGGAGAGACTGGTCTTCGAACGGTTCGACCACGATACCGTCGACCCCTTCGAGCTCTACACGTTCGTCACCCGCGACGACTGGCAAGGCGCGGCAACCGACCATATGCCGTGGTTCCGTTTTCGACGGCTCGACCAACTGATGGCGTTCATCGACCGCGCCGAACGACAGCGGGCCGAACGTGAGGGAGCTCGGTATCTACTCCGAACGAAAGACGACCACGAAATCGTTGGAACTACCGCGTACGGTCCCGAGTGGGAGGAACGCCGTGCCGGGTCGGGCATCGTACTCGCGGAGCGCTACTGGGGACGGGAGTACGGCCTCGAACGCGCGTCGGTGTTCGTCGAACTCACCTTCGAGCGCTACGACCTCGATGCCTACTACACGACGTGTGCCGCCGACAACCGTCCATCCCGGCGGATGATCGAAAAGTACGTCTCCAAGTACGGAGGTCGGCACGAAGGACTGCTGCGCCAGCACTCGTCACGACCCGACGGCACCGTGACCGACCAGCATCGGTTCACGATCCTTCGGGGGGAGTACGAAGCCGCGACCGGCGGCGGGGAGACGATGACGTTCGAGACGGAGTGGTAG